GCGCCCGGTCCATCGCGTCGGCGATGGCGTCCTCCGGGGAGGATCCACCGGAGAGGATCTCCGAGTGCGCGTCGTTCAGGATGTTCTGCAGCGTGGCGGTGTCGGCCGAGACCGGGTTCTCCGGGAGCACCTCGTGGGTGGAGAAGGTGAACTGCGAGGTCTCGTCGGTGGGGATGCCCTCGATGGAGAAGAAGGTCTCCGTGACGGCCTCGTTGGTGACGGCCGGGGTGATGCCGATCTCGGCGAGCGCCGTGGCGGCGTCCTCACTGGCCACGAACGCCAGGAAGTCCTTCGCGGCAGCAGCGGTGTCGGCGTCGACGGCCGGGTTGACGCCGATACCGGTCGGGTCGGCGAAGGTGACGGGCGTCTCGGTGGTGCTGGCGTCCATCTGCGGTGCCGGGGCGAAGCCCCAGTCGAACTCCTCCGCGTCGCCGCTCTCCTGCTGGGCGAGCAGCGTGGCCACGTACCAGGAACCCATCGGCATCATCGCGGCCTGCTGGGTGCCGAACTGGGACTGGTAGGTCACCGAGTTGGTGGTGATCGCACCGAAGCTCATCTGCGCGTCGTTCTCCTGCAGCTCGAGCACGCGCTCGTACCAGGGCACCAGGTACTCCCAGTTGCCGGAGAGCACATCGGCCTCGGGGTCCTGCGCGTTGGCGAAGCCCTGGAGCGTGGACTGCCAGCTGTGCTGGTAGGTCCCGAGCGCATCGCCGCCGAGCGCGTCGGAGAGCTCCTCGGCGTTCTCGGCGTAGTCGTCCCACGTCCACGAGCCGTCGGGGTAGTCCACGCCGGCCTCGTCGAAGAGGTCCTTGTTGTAGTACAGGTACCAGGCGTCCTGGCGGTAGGGCACCGCGTAGGTGGTGCCGTCCACGGTGTAGGCGTCGATCCCGGCCAGGTCCCCGTCGATCTCCGAGACCACGTCGCTGACGTCGAGCAGCTGCCCGCCGTCCTCGTAGGTGACGAAGTTCTTGAGGTTCTTCAGCACGTACATGTCCGGGGCCGAGCCCGCAGCCAGGTCCGCCACCATCTGGGTGTCGTACTCGGTGGCGTCGTACTCCTTGAGCTCGACCGTGACGTCCGGGTTCTGCTCGTTGTAGGCGTCGGCCAGCACCTGGAACTCAGGGGTGGTGCTCAGGCTCCAGCCGGCGAGGCTGATGGAGTCGACGTTCGACGCATCCCCCTCACCGCCGCTCCCGGTGTCGTCGCCGCCGCTGCAGGCGGTCAGGGTCAGTGCTGTGGCAGCCAGGGCGGCTGCGCCGGTCAGCATGGTGCGCTTCATTGCGTGATCCTCTCCTTGAGGTCTCGTGCCCGGATGGGCGTGGGGGTGTTTTTCGTGGTGTCCGTGGGTGCCCCGCCGAGATCGACGGTGGTACCGGAGCCGTCCGCCCACTCGATCCGGGCTGTCAGGCTCGGCTCGAGACGGACGGAGGGTGGCGGCGGCAGCTGGTCGCTACCGGCCAGACCGAGCGCGAGGGCGTACCAGCCCGGCGCCGGTGCAGTACTGAGGATGCCGACGCAGGTGTGCGCGCCGAGGGGGGTGACGTCGTCGTGGTGCTCGGTGCGGTGCGCCGTCCAGCCGTGCAGGCCGAGCAGGGCGGCCTCGTGGGCGGTGCTGCGCAGCAGATTCCCGACGGCGGGGGGTGCGTCCGCGCTCTGCCCCGGCGTGGGCAGGGCCTGGGTCTGGACGCCGGAGTCGTCCGAGAGCGCCCAGCCGCCCGCCTCGAGCGCGCTCGCCTCGGGGGCGGGGCTCTCGAGGTGGATCAGGCGCACCTCCCAGGCCCCGTGCAGGACCGAGATGGTGGTGATCGTCCCGGCGTCGGTGGCCTCTCCCTGGGCGCCGGAGCCGTGCAGCTGCTGCTGCTCGGCGGGGCGCAACCAGTGGGCGTTCGCGCGGGAGGCGGCCACGGTGGCCACCGTGCTGTCCGAGGCGTCCACCTCCAGGGCGGTCATGCCGCTGCGGTGGCTGCGACGGCCGGAGCCGTCGGTGAGCACCACGGACTGGTCGGCCGGGTTCTGCCAGGCATCGGCGTGCAGCATCGGGAAGGTCGCGGTGGAGTAGGCCAGGCGCGCGTACAGCGGCGAGTCGCCACCGGTGCTGCCCGGCAGGGCGTGGTCGGTGCCGTGGTTGGCCAGGCGCACCACGCCGTCGGCGGCGGTGGCGCTGACCGCCCAGCCCGGGGCGGCGATGGTGCGCAGGGTGTCCGACTCCTCGTGCGGGAGCGGGTGCTCCGGGGCGCTCCACACCGGGTGATCGGCGGGCAGGGCCAGCCCGAGCAGGCCTTTGCTCGCCCAGTAGGGGGAGCCGGTTCCGGAGTAGGACTGGGCCAGGGCGCGCCACGGGCGGTGCCAGCCCAGGTCGAGCAGGCCGCGTTCGTTCGGCACGTGGGCGGCGAAGTGGTCCACCACCGCGAGGCCGGCGCGGCGCAGGGTGCCCAGCGGCACCGAGGGCACCTGCGCCAGGGCGCCGGCCCAGAACGGCCCGGCCGCGGCGAAGCGGTAGATGAGGCTGCGGCCCTGGATCAGGGGGGCGCCGTCGGTGCCGATCAGGTGCACGGCGTCGGTGAGGAAGCGGTCCAGACGCTCGCGGTCGACCTCGGCGCGGGGTGCGGCCAGGTCCTCGGCGCCGGCCATGCGCGCCCACAGGGTGGGGTACAGGTGCATGGCCCAGCCGATGTAGTGGTCGTAGGAGCGTTCGTCGCCGTCGCGGTACCAGCCCTCGCGCTCGTAGAACTCCTCGTGCAGGGCGAGATCGTCCTGGATGTCGGAGAGCCGGTGGGGCCCGTCGACCGAGCGTAGGAAGGTCTCGACGGCGATGCGGAACCACAGCCAGTTGCAGCGCGGGTAGGTCTCGTCCCCGACCACCTCGGCGAGGTAGTCGACGACCTGCTCCTGGGTGCGCGCGTCGAGGCTGTCCCACAGCCAGGGACGGGTCAGGTCCAGGATCAGGGCGAGCGAGGCGGCCTCGACCTTGGCCTGCGGGTGCTCGGTGGGCCGGACCCAGCGCTGGGGGTGGTGCGGGTCGGTCCCGGCGGCCAGGCCGCGGGCGTACGGCTCGAGCCGGGCGCCGTCGTCGTGACCGTCTCCCGCAGCACGGAAGCCGGCCGCCAGGAGGGTGCGGGCGAAGCCTTCCAGGCCGTCCACGGCGGTGCCGTACCCGCCGGGGGTGCCCGGCAGGGTGATCAGCGAGCCGGCGGGGGAGCGGTACGGCTCGACGGCGGCCAGCAGCCGGTCGGTGAAGGCGACCAGCTCGGCGCGGGTACGGACGCGGTTGCTCATGCGCTCACCGCCGCGGTCTCGCCGGTGACGGCGCCGGGCAGCGGCCGGCCGGCGGCCAGGGCCTCGAGGCCGTCGAGGGCGAACTGGGCCAGCCGGCGGGTCTCGGTACCGAGCGAGCCGGCCAGGTGCGGGGTGACGGTGACGTTGCCCAGTCCCAGCAGGGGGTGCTCGGCGGGCAGGGGCTCGGGGTCGGTCACGTCGAGGATCGCGTCCAGCCGGCCGGCCATGCACTCCACCAGCAGGGCGTCGTGATCGATCAGCGCGCCGCGGGCGGTGTTGATGACGGTCGCGCCGTCGGGGAGCAGGCCCAGCTCGGCGGCGCCGATCATGTGATGGGTCGAGGGCAGCAGCGGGGCGTGCAGCGAGAGGATCTCGGCGCGCGTCAGGACGTCGTGCAGCGGCAGCAGCTCGGCGCCGAGCCGGCGCACCTCGGCGGGGTCGGCGCACGGGTCGGCCACCAGGACCGGGCCGTGGTCGAGCACGCGGAGCAGATCCAGCACGCGGCGGCCGATCTTCGACAGACCCACCAGGCCGATGGTGCGGCCGTAGTTGGAGAGGGAGTCGTCGCCGAAGGAGCTCTCCCAGGTGCCGGGGTGGAGCCGGCCGTGCGCGGCGAGCGGGAGGGCTCGCTTGCCGGCGAGGATGATCGCGGCGAGGGTGTACTCGGCCACCGGCACCGCGTTCATCTCGGCGGCGGAGGTGACGGTGATGCCGCGGGCGTGCACGCTGTCGGGGACCAGTCCGCGGACGCTGCCGGCGGCGTGGATGATCGCGCGCAGGCGCGGGGCGGCGTCGAGCTGGGCGTCGGTGATCGGCGGGCATCCCCAGGAGGTGAGCAGCACCTCGGTCTCGGCGAGGCGCTCGGCGCCGATCGCCTCGATGCTCTCGACGCAGACCGGGTCAGCGAGAATGGCGAGGTCGCTCAGACGCTGCAGCTCGGCTCGTGCGAACTGTCGCCGGAAGGTTGCCGGTGCCATCACCGCAGCGGTGAGGGGGCGGATGGTCGCCACGGCAACTCCTTTGGGTCCGACACGATCGAAATCCGATCAAAACAACCTCGTACGATCGGTTACAGTAAGTTCGATCAACTCGAGATGTCAACCGGACACGGCACGGCGCTCGTGCAGGCAGCCGGACCCGCCGCCGCGGGCTCTACGCTGACGGACCAGAGACGAGGAACGATCGTGGCGAGGGATGTGATGGCGCAGACGTCGAACGAGGGACGACGGCCCCCGATGGGGTCGCGCCAGGCCGAGGTGCTGGCGGCGGTCTCGGACCGGGGAACGGTCCGGGTGACCGAGCTCGCCGAGGAGCTCGGCGTCACTCCGGTGACGGTGCGCCGCGCCGTCTCGGACCTGGCCGATGCCGGGCTGGTTCGCCGCGTGCACGGGGGAGCGACCGCCGTCGGGCCCCGGGTCTCGAACGGATCCGCCGGACCGGTGGGCGCCACCGTCGGGATGCTGGTGCCCTCACTCGATTACTACTGGCCGGACGTGGCGCGCGGCGCCGAGGAGGAGGCCAAGCGTCTCGGCCTGCGGGTGCGCCTGCGCGGCTCGGTCTACCAGGCGGCCGACGAGCGCGGTGATCTGGAGCGACTCGTGGAGGCCGGCGCCGACGGCCTGCTCATCGCGCCGACCCTCGACGGCCCCGGCGGTGAGCTCGTGCGGGAGTGGCTCGCGGACGCGCCGGTGCCGGTGGTGCTGATGGAGCGCACCGCCTCGGTGGGGGCGGTGCAGCGCTCGGTGGAGTCGGTGATCACCGACCACTCCGACGGCATCACGATGGCCGTCCATCACCTGGTGGGCCAGGGGCATCGCACGATCGGGGTGGCGCTGAGCCAGGACTCCCCGCACGCGCCGCGGTTGCGCACGGACTGGCTGGCGGCCTGTGCGGATCACGGGCTGGATGCCCCGGCTGCGGTGGACCGGCGGATCCCCGACCGGCGCGAACCCGACTTCGATTCGACGATCGAGTCGATCGTGGCGGACGTGATCGCCACCGGCACTACGGCGCTGCTCGTGCACTCCGACCCCGAGGCCATCCGGTTGATCCAGTGCGCGCAGGAGCGCGGCCTGAGCGTGCCCGGTGACCTGTCGGTGATCTCCTACGACGACCAGGTGGCCGCGATGTCCGCGCCGGCGCTGACGGCCGTGCGCCCGCCCCGGCGCACGATCGGACGCACGGCGGTGGGTCTGCTCGCGGCGCGGATGGCGGATGCCGGACGGCCGGTGCACCGGGTGCTCGTGAGCCCGACGCTGATGGTGCGGGACTCGAGCGGGCCGCCGAACGAGGCCTGACGCGGGCCGGCCGCCACGGACACAGGTTCCGGGTGCGGAGCCGCTCTCCAGGCGCCGACACGGGCTGGAACCTGGGGTGGTGCCGGGAAGTGGGGTCGGCGCGAGTGGAGTTCAGTCGGGGTGGGCGACGTCGACCACCACGCGGGTCGGATCAGTGAGGGAGAAGACGCGGAAGTCGGCGCGATCGTGGCCGACGCCGAGGTGAAGAACGTGAGAGCCGCCGGTCTGTTCCTGGTAGTCGATGTCGGTGATGGCGGCCCCGGGAGCGTCGATCTCGGGTGTCTCTGCCCAGACTCCGTCGTCCGAGACGCGCGGGGAGGCGCCGATGATGGACACCTGCAGGATGTCGGTACCGGTGATGGGAATCTCCCCAACCGGTCCTTGCGAGCCCGCGCAGTCGACGTAGGCCACGTAGAGGCCCGGGTCGCCGCTGTAGCCATGAGGAAGGACGTACTCGGCGACGAACCGGTCGAACCCGTCGTGCGCCGCGGCCCGGAGGTCGAGTAGTTCGAGGCCACCGCCACTCTGCTCCTGAATCTGACTGGCATAGTCGTAGGGCACGAACGCGCCGGGCTCGGGCCTCGGGAGCGAGTAGTCCATGTCGTCGGCGTAGGTGAGACCGCCTCGACATCCGGAGCCCGAGTCATCGGGAGGCGCTGGTGAAGTCGGGGCGGCTCCTGGGTCTGTGGCTTCCCCCGACGTCCCCGACGCGTCCGGCACGCTCGGCCCCGGCGGCGCGGTGGGTGTAGCGGAGTTCGACGACGATGAAGGCGCAGGCTCGACCGAGCCTGTGCACCCGACGGCCAGCACAGCGACGACAGCCGCGGATGTGATGATCCGGACCCCTCGCATGGCATCCCCCTTCGCCGGCCCCTCGTCCAGCCACGGTAGGTCGCCGCGCTCGGCCTGTCGACCGCAGGATCGTCAAGGATACACATGATACTGTATGTGTATGTCAGGGATGGAGCGCCGTCTGCAGTTGCTGCTCGATCGTGCACGCTATGAGCGGGTCGCCGCCGAGGCAGCGCGCTCACAGCGCAGTGTGGCGGCCGTCATTCGCGAAGCCATCGACCTGCAGTTCCCCGACGATCAGGACGATGAGCGCGCGCGGGCGGCGCAGGCATTCCTTGCCCTGCACACCGATGCTGGACCCGGCGAGGATGCCGCGGAGCTGAAGCAGCGGATGGCCGAAGAGACGGCTGGGAAGATCGACGCCCTGTGACGCCGCTCTTCCTGGACCCGGCGATCCTGTTGCTCGCCATCGGTGGCGAGCACCCGGACCGAGACCCCTGCCGAAGGATCGTCGAGAGTGCTGCGGCCGGCAGGCTGCGGCTGCACATGAGCGTCGAAGGCGGGCAGGAGTTCCTCTTCCACCGGATGAGGCGTGGTGATCGTGGCCAGGCGCTTGCCGCCTTTGATACCATCCGGTCGATGGTGATCTGGCACGACTTCACCTCGGAGGTCCTGCTGGCTGCCCGGGACCTGGTCGCCGCCTCGCCGATACGGGGGCGTGACGCGGTCCACGCCGCCACCGCTGCGAACGCCGGCTTCACCCGCATCGTCTCGACCGATGCGGACTTCGACGCCCTGCCGGCACTGGTGCGGGTCCACCCCGCGGACCTCGAGTCTCCAGCAGCCGGTATGTGACTTACGTGCGGCAGTCCGAACCATCGCGAGGTGGGTCAGGCTGCCGGAGGTGGGTCGGGCGGGTGATCAGTCCGGGTGGGTCCGGTCCGTGAGGGAGGAGACCCGACGCCGCACCCCGCTCGACCCACCGTCCAGGCGTGGACCTGGCTTGCACCTGATGTCGATGCCGGGAAAGTAGGTCCGCGGGCGGGGAGAGCCCTATTCCGGCTCGTCGGTCGGCGCCAGGTACTCGATCTGCGGCACCCCGTGCGTGCCGGCGTGGTGCACCGACACCCCCGCCAACGCCGACCCCTCGCCCACGCAGGTCACGCGCAGCCGCTGCGCCGTCACAGGCGGATGGGCGTGCAGCCGGCGATGCCCGACCGTGCCGGCCTCGGCCAGCAGCACGTCGCCGTCGAGGTCGGCGCCCTCCACGCTCACGCGATGCGCCGTGACGCGCTGGCCCGCGCTCAGCTCCTCCGCGAGATCCAGGTGATCGAAGGTCACGGGAGCCTGGAAGTCGACCTGCCAGACGCCGTCGGCCATCTGCGTCAGCACCCCGGCCACGGGCGAGCCGAAGCGGGAGTCCAGCGCGGCGCGCAACTCCCGCAGCCGCTCGACATCGGCGTCGTCGAGCAACCCGCGCGTATCCGGCGGCACGTTCAGCAGCAGGTTCGCTCCCAGCCCGACCGACCGGTAGTAGACCGCGAGCAGGTGCTCCACGCTCTTCGGGCCATCATCGGCCGCCCAGAACCAGCCGCGCCGGATGGAGACGTCCGCTTCCGGTGGCACATAGCGCGCCTCGCCCAGCCGGATGACGGTCTCGGTGTAGTTGTCCAGGCTGGCGGTGTCGACGGCGTAGCGCACCGGATCGGCGGCCAGTCCGTCCTCGTTCCCGATCCACCGGATTGTCGGCGTGCCCATGTTGAACACCATCGCGTCCGGCTGCAGCTCGGCCACCAGCGCCATGATCGCGTCCCAGTCATAGCTGCGACCCGCCGAGCCGGCGCCGTCGAACCACAGTTCCACCAGATCGCCGTAGCCCGTGCACAGCTCGCGCAGCTGGGCGAGGTAGAGCGCGTCGTAGGCCTGCGGGTCCGGGTACTCCGGGGCGTGCCGGTCCCACGGGGACAGGTACAGCCCGAGCCCGACGCCCTCGGCCCGGCAGGCCTCGGCCACCTCGGCCACCAGGTCGCCCTGCCCGCCCCGCCAGGGAGAGGACGCCACCGAGTAGTCGGTGGTGGCGGTGGGCCAGAGGCAGAACCCGTCGTGGTGCTTGGCGGTGAGCACCACGTACCGGGCCCCGGCTTCCTTGGCGGTGCGCACCCACTGGCCGGCGTCGAGGTCGGTGGGGTCGAAGGAGGAGGCGGGCAGGGTGCCGTCGCTCCATTCCTTGCCCGCGAAGGTGTTGACCCCCACGTGGAAGAAGAGGCCGAGCTCGAGGCGCTGCCAGGCGAGCTGGGCGAGCGAGGGGGAGGGGTGGTGGACTGTCACCGGTCCAGTCCAGCATGGGCGGTATGGATCGCGCACTTCTGGAGCACCGGCTCGCCGCCCACATCGGCCCCGGCGCCATCCCCGGCCTGACCTGGTACGTCCGCGACGGTGACCAGGTGCTCACCGGCGCGCTCGGTCACCGCGACCTCGACGCCGCCGCACCGATCGGCACCGACGAGGCGTTCCGTATCGCCTCGATGACCAAACCGGTGACGGCGGCCCTCGCCCTGGTGCTGGTGGGCGACGGTGCCGTAGGGCTCGCCGAGCCCGTCGACGCCCATCTGCCCGAGCTCGCCGACCGGCGGGTGCTGCGCCATCCGCACGCGCAGATCGAGGACACGGTGCCGGCCGCTCGTCCCATCACCCTCGCCGACCTGCTGACCGGCACCAGCGGTTGGGGGATGGACTTCACCGACTTCAGCCCCACCCCGCTCGACGCCGCCTGGGCCGAGCGCGGCATCGTCCCTGGTCCGCCCGCGCCGGCCGGTGACCTCAGCATCGACGCCTGGCTCACCGCCGCCGCCGATCTCCCGCTGCGGCATCAGCCGGGCGAACGCTGGCTCTACAACACGCCCTCGCTCCTCACCGGCCTGCTGATCGAGCGGGTCACCGGCGCCCGGCTCGGGGAGGTGATGGTCGAGCGCCTCCTCGAGCCCCTCGGCATGACCGACACCGGCTTCTGGGTGCCGCCCGCGCGCCGGGACAGGTTCGGCGCCTGCTTCGGCGCCGGCACCGACGTCTACGACCCCGCCGACGGTCAGTGGGCTGCGATCCCACCCCGCGACGGCGGTGACGCCGGCCTGGTCTCCACGGTCAGCGACTACGGACGCTTCGCCGATCTGATCCGGGCCGGGGGCGCCGTCGGGAAGCGCCGGCTGATCCCGGAGGAGCTCGTGCGGGCGATGATCACGAACCAGCTCCCTGCCCACGTGCTCGCGCGCGGCGGCCCATCCCCCGAGCCGGGCGCGGGCTGGGGCTACGGCTGTGAGGTGCGCACCACCCGGGCAGCCAGCGGCCTGGCGGCCGGCAGCTACGGCTGGAACGGCGGCCTCGGCTCGCGCTGGTTCACCGACCCCTCCCGCGGCCGCACCGGCATCCTGCTGACCAACCGGATGTGGACCTCGCCCGAGCTGCCGCCGGTGTTCGAGGAGTTCGAGGCGATGGTGGCCGCGGCGTGAGCCCACCTCACGACGGCGGCCCTACGGCCTGGGTGAACCGGCCCGCCCAGGTGCGCATCACCTCGCGCACCTCGGCCGGCTCCACCGAGAGGATCTCGCCGCCGGTGTGAGCCAGGGCGAAGGCCATCCACTCCGGGTCCACCCCGTCGGCATGCACCCGGCACCGGCCCGGGCCGGATGCGGTGACCTCGAACCAGCGCCCGATCTGCTCGCGTACGCGATCAGCGTCGGCGACGAGCTCGGCGCTCGCCTGCGGGCCCGGGCTCCCGCGGCGCAGGCCGTCGCGCACATACGCGGCGGCGTCCCCACCGGGGACCTCGCGCGGTCGGAACCAGGACCCGGTGGGTAAGGGTTCGCGCACCCGGTCCAGCCGGAAGCTGCGCCAGTCGGCGCGGTCGAGGTCGTAACCCAGGAGGTAGTAGCGCCGCCCCACCGTGACCAGGCGCACGGGCTCTACGTGCCGGTGGGTGGCCTCGCCGGAGGCGCTGGAGTAGCCGAAACGTACCCGCTCGGCATCCCGGCACGCCTGCGCGAGCACCACGAGCGTGGCGGGGTCGGTCGCCTCGCCCGCGGGGGCGTCCGGGCGGAGGGAGTCCGTGGTGGCCCCGATCGCCTCCACCTGCCGCCGGAGCCGGGTGGGCAGCACCGGGACGACGGTGGCCAGTGCGCGCACCGAGGCCTCCGCCACGTTCGCCAGCCCGGAGTGGGCAGCGGACTGCAGGCCCACCACGAGAGCGACCGCTTCGTCGTCGTCGAGCACCAGCGGCGGCAGCGCCGCCCCGGGCGCCAGTTGATAGCCGCCACCCACGCCGCGGCCGGACTGCACCGGGTAGCCGAGATCGCGCAGCCGGTCGACGTCCCGTCGCAGGGTGCGGAGGGAGACACCCAATCGTTCGGCCAGTTCGTCCCCGGCCCAGTAGCGGTGGGCCTGCAGCAGGGACAGCAGGCGGAGGGTCCGCGAGCTGGTGGTCATGGATGTCACCCTCCCTGCGATAGCGGCCAGAATCTGACACTAATGCCTTCTAGCGTGGAGATACCAACCACGAGCGGCGGCCGCGAGCCGCCGGAGGAAGGACGACGATCATGACCGAGTCCACGATGGCCACCGTCACCACCGCACTGACCGGCGAGCGCGGTGATCTGCTGCATGCCCTGACCAACGCCCGGCACTTCCTGCGCTTCACCGCCCGCGAGCTCACCGACGAGCAGGCCCGCACGCGGACCACGGCGAGTGAGCTGACGATCGGTGGACTGATCAAGCACGTCAGCGCTGCGGAGCTGAACTGGCGCGAGTTCGTGCGGCGCGGCCGGTCGGCGCTGCCGTGGGACGGAATCGACTTCGCCGACCCCGCACCGGGGCTGTACGAGGACTGGGCCGGCGAGTTCCGGCTGTTGCCGGGGGAGAGGCTCGCGGAGGTGCTGGACCGCTACGCCGAGATCGCTGCCGCTACCGACCAGGCGCTCGCCGAGGCAGACCTCGATCTCATCCAGGACCTCCCGCAGGCGCCCTGGTTCAACGACACGGCATGGTCGAACCGGCGAGCGTTCCTGCACATCATCGCCGAGACGGCCCAGCACGCCGGGCACGCCGACATCATCCGCGAGTCCCTGGACGGGGCGAAGAGCATGGGGTGACCAGCCGGCGCGTCAGCGCACCCCCGTCACCCCGAGGGAGGACGTGATCTGCTTCTGGAAGATCACGAACAGCGTCACCAGTGGCGCGATCGCGATCGTGGTGGCGGCCATCACCAGTGTCCAGTTGCCGGCGTACTGGGTCTGCAGCGCCGCCGTCGCCACGGTGATCACGTTCCATTCCTCGGCCGGGGCGATGATCAGCGGCCACATGAAGTTGTTCCACTGCGTCACCACCGTGATCAGCAGCAACGTGGCCAGGATCGGCGTGTTCATCGGCACCATGATCTGCCACAGCCGCCGCCACACGCCGGCGCCGTCGATGATGGCGGCGTCGAGCACGTCGGCCGGGGTGGACCGGAAGTTCTCCCGCAGCAGGAAGATCGCGTACGGGGAGCCGAACATGAAGGGCAGGACGAGCCCGGCGAAGGTGTTCTTCAGGTCCAGCGAGGTCATCATCGAGTACAGCGGGATGATGGTCACCACCGCCGGGATCATCAACGTGGCCACGTAGACCCAGAACAGCGTGTCCCGGCCGGGGAAGCGCAACTGCGCGAAGGCGTAGGCCGCCAGCACCGAGCACAGCATCTGCCCGGCCACCAGCACCAGCACCACCTGCGCCGTCACCGCGATCGGGACGACGAAGTTGTACTGCTCGGAGAACAGCGACGTGAAGTTCTGTGCGGTCACCGGGTCCGGCAGGCTGACCGGCCAGCTGGTGTTGAACTGCTGCGGCGTCTTCAGGGACGTGATCAGCGAGAACAGGAACGGCCCCAGCATCAGGGCCGCTCCGGCGATCAGGAACGCGTAGGTGAGCGTGTTCGCGAGCAGGCGGGAGGCCCGGGCCGACGGCGTCCGGCGGGCTCGGGCGGGGGAGGTGACAGTGGCCACGGGCTGCTCCGTCATGACATGTCGTAGGTGATCCGGCGCCGGAAGTAGCGCTGCTGGATGAGGGTGATCGCCACGAGCACCAGGAAGAGCACCACCGCCATCGCCGCGGCCCGGCCCAGGCGCAGGTTCACGAAGGCCTCGTCGTAGATGCGCGAGGCGATCACGTCGGTGCGGAAGGCCGGGCCGCCGCGGGTCATCGCGTACACGGTGTCGAACACCTGGAACGAGGCGATCACCGAGGTGACGGTGACGAAGAACATCGTCGGTCGCAACAACGGCAGCGTGATGGCGACCAGCGTGCGCACGGCCGCGGCGCCGTCGAGCTTGGCGGCCTCGTAGACCGCCACCGGGATCTGCTGCAGGCCGGCCAGGAAGAACAGCGAGATGTAGCCCACTGTCGACCAGATCTGCACGAAGACCACGGCGGGCAGTGCGAGCTGAGGATCGGTCAGCCACTCCACCCGCTCACCGATCAGCGCGTTCAGCACGCCGTAGGAGGGGTCGAGTATCCACTTCCACACCACGCCCAGGGCCAGCGGGGCACTGACCCACGGCAGCACGTAGAGCACCCGCAGCCAGCTGGTGCCGGGCAGGCCGCGATTGATCGCGATCGCCAGCAGCAGGCCGAGGGCGATCGAGGTCGGGATGGCGAGCAGGGTGAAGACGGCGGTGACCCACAGCGAGTTCGCGAACCGTTCCGAGCTGAGCAGGTAGGCGTAGTTCTCCAGCCCCACCCATTCCGGGGCGGAGATCAGGTCCCACCGCATGAAGGACAGCGCCAGCACCACGATCACCGGCAGGAGGAGGAATCCGCCCACGCCCACGAAGCTGGGCAGCAGCAACGCATAGGCGGCTCTGGCCTCGTGCCGCTCCCGTGCCTTCATCCGCGCCTCCTCCCGGTGCCCTGCGGGTGACCTTAGTCCCGCCTGGCCGTCGGCGCGGGCAGCGGCGGCGAGCGTGCCGCGTCCTGGACGGGAGCCGCGGCGTCGTGTCTAATCGTCATCGGGCCGCACCGGACGCGTCGCTGGCATCCGCTGGACGTCGCGGCCGGCCCACGGGGGCTCGAGGAGGGGTTCGCTCGATCGTCTGCGTGCCTCACAGGCTGACGGCTGCTGCACCTGCCCCTAGTAGCGGTCGTCACACGATCCGGCCCCGGAC
Above is a window of Ruania suaedae DNA encoding:
- a CDS encoding ABC transporter substrate-binding protein, coding for MKRTMLTGAAALAATALTLTACSGGDDTGSGGEGDASNVDSISLAGWSLSTTPEFQVLADAYNEQNPDVTVELKEYDATEYDTQMVADLAAGSAPDMYVLKNLKNFVTYEDGGQLLDVSDVVSEIDGDLAGIDAYTVDGTTYAVPYRQDAWYLYYNKDLFDEAGVDYPDGSWTWDDYAENAEELSDALGGDALGTYQHSWQSTLQGFANAQDPEADVLSGNWEYLVPWYERVLELQENDAQMSFGAITTNSVTYQSQFGTQQAAMMPMGSWYVATLLAQQESGDAEEFDWGFAPAPQMDASTTETPVTFADPTGIGVNPAVDADTAAAAKDFLAFVASEDAATALAEIGITPAVTNEAVTETFFSIEGIPTDETSQFTFSTHEVLPENPVSADTATLQNILNDAHSEILSGGSSPEDAIADAMDRAQSEVLG
- a CDS encoding DUF2264 domain-containing protein, producing the protein MSNRVRTRAELVAFTDRLLAAVEPYRSPAGSLITLPGTPGGYGTAVDGLEGFARTLLAAGFRAAGDGHDDGARLEPYARGLAAGTDPHHPQRWVRPTEHPQAKVEAASLALILDLTRPWLWDSLDARTQEQVVDYLAEVVGDETYPRCNWLWFRIAVETFLRSVDGPHRLSDIQDDLALHEEFYEREGWYRDGDERSYDHYIGWAMHLYPTLWARMAGAEDLAAPRAEVDRERLDRFLTDAVHLIGTDGAPLIQGRSLIYRFAAAGPFWAGALAQVPSVPLGTLRRAGLAVVDHFAAHVPNERGLLDLGWHRPWRALAQSYSGTGSPYWASKGLLGLALPADHPVWSAPEHPLPHEESDTLRTIAAPGWAVSATAADGVVRLANHGTDHALPGSTGGDSPLYARLAYSTATFPMLHADAWQNPADQSVVLTDGSGRRSHRSGMTALEVDASDSTVATVAASRANAHWLRPAEQQQLHGSGAQGEATDAGTITTISVLHGAWEVRLIHLESPAPEASALEAGGWALSDDSGVQTQALPTPGQSADAPPAVGNLLRSTAHEAALLGLHGWTAHRTEHHDDVTPLGAHTCVGILSTAPAPGWYALALGLAGSDQLPPPPSVRLEPSLTARIEWADGSGTTVDLGGAPTDTTKNTPTPIRARDLKERITQ
- a CDS encoding hydroxyacid dehydrogenase; the encoded protein is MATIRPLTAAVMAPATFRRQFARAELQRLSDLAILADPVCVESIEAIGAERLAETEVLLTSWGCPPITDAQLDAAPRLRAIIHAAGSVRGLVPDSVHARGITVTSAAEMNAVPVAEYTLAAIILAGKRALPLAAHGRLHPGTWESSFGDDSLSNYGRTIGLVGLSKIGRRVLDLLRVLDHGPVLVADPCADPAEVRRLGAELLPLHDVLTRAEILSLHAPLLPSTHHMIGAAELGLLPDGATVINTARGALIDHDALLVECMAGRLDAILDVTDPEPLPAEHPLLGLGNVTVTPHLAGSLGTETRRLAQFALDGLEALAAGRPLPGAVTGETAAVSA
- a CDS encoding LacI family DNA-binding transcriptional regulator is translated as MAQTSNEGRRPPMGSRQAEVLAAVSDRGTVRVTELAEELGVTPVTVRRAVSDLADAGLVRRVHGGATAVGPRVSNGSAGPVGATVGMLVPSLDYYWPDVARGAEEEAKRLGLRVRLRGSVYQAADERGDLERLVEAGADGLLIAPTLDGPGGELVREWLADAPVPVVLMERTASVGAVQRSVESVITDHSDGITMAVHHLVGQGHRTIGVALSQDSPHAPRLRTDWLAACADHGLDAPAAVDRRIPDRREPDFDSTIESIVADVIATGTTALLVHSDPEAIRLIQCAQERGLSVPGDLSVISYDDQVAAMSAPALTAVRPPRRTIGRTAVGLLAARMADAGRPVHRVLVSPTLMVRDSSGPPNEA
- a CDS encoding AMIN-like domain-containing (lipo)protein, whose protein sequence is MDYSLPRPEPGAFVPYDYASQIQEQSGGGLELLDLRAAAHDGFDRFVAEYVLPHGYSGDPGLYVAYVDCAGSQGPVGEIPITGTDILQVSIIGASPRVSDDGVWAETPEIDAPGAAITDIDYQEQTGGSHVLHLGVGHDRADFRVFSLTDPTRVVVDVAHPD
- a CDS encoding type II toxin-antitoxin system VapC family toxin, whose product is MTPLFLDPAILLLAIGGEHPDRDPCRRIVESAAAGRLRLHMSVEGGQEFLFHRMRRGDRGQALAAFDTIRSMVIWHDFTSEVLLAARDLVAASPIRGRDAVHAATAANAGFTRIVSTDADFDALPALVRVHPADLESPAAGM